The Desulfovibrio sp. G11 region TTCAGGCTTTCCTTCATGGCCCAGGCCTTGGCCACCTTGAGGTTCGCTGTCTTCAAGGCCTCCAGGGCTGGCCGGTGTTTGTCCGGCAGATTCTCCTCCCGGTATAGCCAGAGGAATTTCGTGCCCTTGAGTCGATGGTCATCCTGACTTGTGAGTTCGCGGTGCTCTTGCTTGCGTACCCGGTCCACAGCCTCGCCTACGTGTTTCATGACGTGGAACCGATCGTGAACGATTTTCCCCGCCGCGTCCGGCACATGTTTGAGCGTAGCTTTAAAATAGGGCTCCCACATGTCCATGGCCACGGCCTTGATCCGCTCCAACTGCGCCTTGGTGAACTGAAGGTAGTACCCCTCAAGGCTTTCGGCCTTACGCTCGTCGGCCACATACTCCACCGTGCTGCCGATCAGATCACAAACCACGGTCACATAGTCGTGCCCCTTGCGGAATGCCTTCTCGTCAACGCCAAGATACCGCGAGGGATTCGATTGCTTGCGCTCCCGGCCCCGGCGCACCGCCCTTTCCATGACACCCCATGCTTCGTCCCAGGTGATGCGCAGGATGCGCCGCGCTCCTGTTACGGTGGCGCACTCGGTCAGCACGTCGATGATCAATCGCTCCATCAATATGGTGAAACGTGCCTTGGACTCGGCCCAAGGCACGTTGACCTGAAGGACGCCATGCTCGGGGCAGTCCACTCGGGGAATCCGAGCATGCAGGAACGTCTTGAACTGGCACGTGTCCAGATGGCGCCAGACACGAGGCTCGGCATGGTCGCGGCAAGCCAGCTCTCGACCACAAGTAGGGCAAAACCAGCGAACACCAGGACCATGCTCCACGCGGATGTCTACCCGACCTTCCGCCGTGTCCAGTTCAACAGCCTCAACAAACCAGGGCTCGGTCAGCCCGAGAATCCGAAAATATAGGTCCGTATCCTTCATTGGTGCCCTCCGGGAAGGACATTAGCAGATCAGCTACCCACGGAAAACCCGGAAGAGCCAGTATATCTACCACCACCAAATACTTGGGGAGTAATTGTAAGTATGCCTTCTTTATTTATATTTAAAATAGCAGTTATACCATCAAATGATATGACAAACGAATCTTCTTTTTTGTCCCATTGTATTATTTGATGTTCTTTACTATCTTTAAAAATTTTTTCAGATATATATATGCATTTATTATTCATTAACGTTGTTTTTTCTGGTTTCCACCACCCATATAAATCTTCTTTGGATGTGGAATTGCAACCAACAATTAAAAAAGATGAGAAAGCAAAAATGAGAATCAATAAAAAGTATTTTTTCATTTTCCTACTCCTCTTTATTGTTATTGGTAATTTTCAAGAAGCTCAGGCCGCTAATGGTACAGCAGTATCACAAATCGTCAATATGTTTCATGGCGAATTGTCCAGATATGAATCCGTCATGCTCAAGTATGCCAAGATTATTTTCTATTGGTGCGCAGTCTTTGAAGTAGCCTGGCTTGGCGTAAAAATGACTCTGGGTAATTCTGATATGCGCGAAACAATCAAAAATTTCTGCTTCGTGTTGCTGGCTGCCGGCTTTTTCCTTGCAGTCATCAACAACTACCATACATGGACATGGAACGTCATCAATGGGTTAAAGTCAATAGCTGGAGAAGCAACAAATATTGTGAATGCTTCAGACAAGCCATTTACTATCGGGCTGAATTTAGCAGAAGGATTATTAACAAAAACAAGTTATTTAACACCAATAGACTCATTGACATATATTTTGGCAGGCATGGCGATCCTTTTTTGTTTTACGCTCATCACTTTGCAAATAATCCTCATTAAATGTGAATGCATTGTTGCCATGTGCGCGTCGTCCATTCTTCTTGGCCTTGGAGCAACATCATTTTTCCGTGATTACGCAATAAACGTATTGAGATATATACTATCTGTAGGATTTAAATTGATGACTATGTATCTTGTATTAGGCATAGGAATAAACTTTCTTTCTCAGCTTCAAATAGAAGAGAACTGGATGCAGATCGGCGTCACCATTTCTTTCTGCGTCATTTTCTACTGCCTTGTCAAAACTCTCCCCGATGTAGTGGCCGGAATTATCAATGGTTCACACGTCAGCACGGGCAATGCTCTTACTTCCACAGTTACAGCGATGGGCGCCGGCCTTGCCGGGCTGGGCATGGCAGCTGGCTCTGGCATGGCCAATCTAGGGCGTGCGGCGCAAGCTGCAAAGGCCCAGGGCGCGCAAGGCGTGGGCGGTATGCTCAAGGGCACGGCAAGCAACCTCTGGAACGCCACCCGTGAAGCCAGCCACAACAGAGGGCAGCGTAACAGCACCGTTGCTTCGTCGTTGCGAGAGAGGATCGAGGCCGCTCGCCTGGAAGCATCTAAAGGTCAGAACAAAGGGCACTAACCCATGAGCAAGAAAAATGAACTGCTGGAGATACGTAAGTTTTGCGTTGATTCCAATGAGCTATGCGGCATCTGGAAGGTTATTGATGAACAACGAGAACTTCTTGAATGCTTACAGACTCACTCCGCAGAGACTTTGCAGCGCTGCCCGTGGATTGAGGGTTGGCTGGCGCGAACGGATATGTTCCTGGTCAATCTGATTCGACTTCTCGACTTGCCGGACACGGCGCCAGGGATGGGAAGATTTCCGCGCCCCTGGCCCGGCTCATATGCCTTGAAATATCAAACACCGGCACGCTCCGTGAGTTCCGTCACAACTGCCTTCGGGTAAAGTACGGGAAAAGATTTCACTCCATGATCAAACATCCATATGGAGTTTTACAATGAGCCTGTTCAGGAAGAAAGTAAAAACCGACGCCCCCGCGTCCACACCCAAGCCCACAGACGGCCATAACCCCTACCTCAATGCCCGCCAGGAATGGCTGGAACGCTACGGCTCGTACATCAGCCGTGCGGCGCAATGGCGCATGACGGCCTTCATCGTCCTGATGCTTCTGGGGGTTTCCATCACAGGCAATGTGATTCAGGCCAACCAGGTCAAAACCATTCCGTACATTATTGAGGTGGATCAGCTGGGCAAGTCCGCTGTGACTGCCCGCGCAGACCAGGCACGCGCTACTCCCCTGCGGCTGATCCAGGCGGAAATTGCCGCTTGCATAACGAACTGGCGCACTGTCACCGCGGACATAGAGCTTCAGAAGCAGATGATCCAGCGCCTGAGCTTTTTTGTGGCCGGCAGTGCCAAGGGTGTGCTGAAGGAATGGTTTACTACCAACAACCCCTATGAAATCGCCAAGGCCGGAAAACTGGTCCATGTGGAAATCAAAAGTCTGCCCTTGCCCGTAAGTGCGGATTCCTACCGAGTGGAATGGACGGAAACCGTCCGTGCCCATTCCGGTGTAGCTTTGGAAAGCCATTCTTACGAGGCTACGGTCGGAGTTCAGATCAACCCTCCCACATCGGAAGCCGTGCTGCTGCACAATCCCGGCGGCGTGTACGTCACAAGCCTGTCGGCCAGTCGTGTTTTCAAAAACTGGCCTGGCCCGTCTCCGGCTCAGGCGCAATAGGAGTTTTCCATGAGAAGAGGTTTTGCCGTTTTCCTGCTGTTGGCCTGCTGCCTTGTCTCTGGCGTCAGAGCGAACGCGGCCCCCGCGGGACAAAGCGCTCCGGAACTGCCGCCGGACTTTCTGAATATGCCGGATTTTTTGAGCAATGACACTGTACCGTTGAGCAAACGCGAACGTCAGTCTCTCAGCCTTACCCGCGATTGGGCTGGGCGGGGTCCGGCTCCGGTGCTCTCGCACTCCGGCAAGCTGACCTATGTACACGGTGCATCTCTGCCCACCATTTTGGCCAGCCCCATGCAAGTCTGCGATGTGGAACTCCAGCCCGGGGAGAAGGTCAATGAAGTTATCGTTGGCGATTCCGCGCGCTGGATGGTGGAGACAGGTACGGCCGGCAATACTACACACCTCTTCATCAAGCCCGTGGACGCCGGTCTTGAGACAACAGCCGTGGTCACTACGGACCGCCGGGTTTATCATTTGCGGCTGATTTCCCAGCGCTCCGGCCATACTCCGTATGTGGGTTTTGTCTATGCCGATGCCATGAAGCTCCAGCTTGCGGAAAAGAAGGCCGCCAGAGAACAGGAAATCCAGCGCAATACGGCCACCATTGAGGGGAAAGAGGTCGATATCTCCGGCCTGAATTTCAATTTCGAGGTGAAAGGCAAGGCTTCCTGGAGGCCTGAGCGGGTCTTTGACGACGGGCAGAAGATTTATATCCACCTGCCGCGCAAAACAACGGAAATGCCCGTGTTGCTGGCCAAAAAGAATGGAGAAAACGTCCTGGTCAACTACCGAGTGGACGGCAAGACTCTGGTTGTAGACGGTCTGTTTGACAATATTTCCCTTCTGTTGGGCGTGGGTTCCAAAAAAGAAGAAGTGCGGATCATCAGGAAGGTTCA contains the following coding sequences:
- a CDS encoding ISL3 family transposase, translated to MKDTDLYFRILGLTEPWFVEAVELDTAEGRVDIRVEHGPGVRWFCPTCGRELACRDHAEPRVWRHLDTCQFKTFLHARIPRVDCPEHGVLQVNVPWAESKARFTILMERLIIDVLTECATVTGARRILRITWDEAWGVMERAVRRGRERKQSNPSRYLGVDEKAFRKGHDYVTVVCDLIGSTVEYVADERKAESLEGYYLQFTKAQLERIKAVAMDMWEPYFKATLKHVPDAAGKIVHDRFHVMKHVGEAVDRVRKQEHRELTSQDDHRLKGTKFLWLYREENLPDKHRPALEALKTANLKVAKAWAMKESLNDVWKYLSTGWARRFVKRWLVWVNRSDLAPMRKVGGLIQRHLENILTFCRHRITNGVAEGLNSKIMAIKRKACGYRNREHFKTAIYFFCGGLNLYPASS
- the trbL gene encoding P-type conjugative transfer protein TrbL, with amino-acid sequence MRINKKYFFIFLLLFIVIGNFQEAQAANGTAVSQIVNMFHGELSRYESVMLKYAKIIFYWCAVFEVAWLGVKMTLGNSDMRETIKNFCFVLLAAGFFLAVINNYHTWTWNVINGLKSIAGEATNIVNASDKPFTIGLNLAEGLLTKTSYLTPIDSLTYILAGMAILFCFTLITLQIILIKCECIVAMCASSILLGLGATSFFRDYAINVLRYILSVGFKLMTMYLVLGIGINFLSQLQIEENWMQIGVTISFCVIFYCLVKTLPDVVAGIINGSHVSTGNALTSTVTAMGAGLAGLGMAAGSGMANLGRAAQAAKAQGAQGVGGMLKGTASNLWNATREASHNRGQRNSTVASSLRERIEAARLEASKGQNKGH
- the trbG gene encoding P-type conjugative transfer protein TrbG encodes the protein MRRGFAVFLLLACCLVSGVRANAAPAGQSAPELPPDFLNMPDFLSNDTVPLSKRERQSLSLTRDWAGRGPAPVLSHSGKLTYVHGASLPTILASPMQVCDVELQPGEKVNEVIVGDSARWMVETGTAGNTTHLFIKPVDAGLETTAVVTTDRRVYHLRLISQRSGHTPYVGFVYADAMKLQLAEKKAAREQEIQRNTATIEGKEVDISGLNFNFEVKGKASWRPERVFDDGQKIYIHLPRKTTEMPVLLAKKNGENVLVNYRVDGKTLVVDGLFDNISLLLGVGSKKEEVRIIRKVQ
- a CDS encoding type IV secretion system protein codes for the protein MSLFRKKVKTDAPASTPKPTDGHNPYLNARQEWLERYGSYISRAAQWRMTAFIVLMLLGVSITGNVIQANQVKTIPYIIEVDQLGKSAVTARADQARATPLRLIQAEIAACITNWRTVTADIELQKQMIQRLSFFVAGSAKGVLKEWFTTNNPYEIAKAGKLVHVEIKSLPLPVSADSYRVEWTETVRAHSGVALESHSYEATVGVQINPPTSEAVLLHNPGGVYVTSLSASRVFKNWPGPSPAQAQ